One Olsenella sp. oral taxon 807 DNA segment encodes these proteins:
- a CDS encoding DUF4013 domain-containing protein: MSEAGYLSRAWSLLARGRGWPVVVLMLCACALVPVVGWAFALGYEVKWASLVALGSEEPPRRDGIDVGRCLGGGVRALAAALGWCVAWVVLGYLAMVAFDGTYLGSHGEGPDVWRIVSQLPGSLLSPWSPAFLPTLAVSAPCATLAAAAGVRSAVRRDAGRDPGGVAGMVGRDPGGCARVAAAAALVTLACGVATFLIERLLAPFLLIALAARNVLLAFVPVLADRLLGAASLALVSLLLHATVGLWVRQFAVPGRDAGGPSDWAAPTPPAPRRRARGARGLRVTAGRPGAMRVSVRGVVVAVALVAAMAPVSYLVGMLGTYLEGPSLRAALDSYAVQNDKSQYGLTYEFLYQDTDGEGRIRYHLVSTEGGNVPLVLTCEFLWLDSFDAFDYRPAGWNYVRSNSEEWIRAYEAWRSSPGYDGPIR; this comes from the coding sequence ATGAGCGAGGCGGGGTACCTCTCCCGCGCCTGGTCCCTGCTCGCTAGGGGCAGGGGCTGGCCCGTGGTCGTCCTGATGCTGTGCGCCTGCGCGCTCGTCCCCGTGGTGGGGTGGGCCTTCGCGCTGGGGTACGAGGTCAAGTGGGCCAGCCTCGTCGCACTGGGGTCCGAGGAGCCCCCCAGGCGAGACGGGATAGACGTCGGGCGGTGCCTGGGCGGGGGTGTCCGAGCCCTCGCCGCCGCCCTCGGCTGGTGCGTCGCATGGGTGGTGCTCGGTTACCTCGCCATGGTGGCGTTCGATGGGACGTACCTCGGCTCCCACGGGGAGGGTCCCGACGTGTGGCGGATCGTCTCGCAGTTGCCGGGGTCCCTGCTGTCCCCTTGGTCCCCCGCCTTCCTGCCGACCCTTGCCGTGAGCGCGCCCTGCGCCACCCTCGCGGCGGCGGCGGGCGTGCGGTCTGCCGTCCGCCGGGACGCGGGGCGCGACCCCGGCGGCGTCGCCGGGATGGTCGGGCGCGACCCCGGCGGTTGCGCGAGGGTCGCGGCCGCGGCCGCGCTCGTCACCCTCGCCTGCGGCGTCGCAACCTTCCTGATCGAGAGGCTGCTCGCCCCGTTCCTCCTCATCGCCCTCGCGGCCCGCAACGTGCTCCTTGCCTTCGTCCCGGTCCTGGCGGATCGGCTGTTGGGAGCCGCGAGCCTCGCCCTCGTGTCCCTGCTGCTCCACGCCACGGTTGGGCTGTGGGTGAGGCAGTTCGCCGTCCCGGGTCGGGACGCGGGCGGACCCTCCGACTGGGCGGCGCCAACTCCCCCGGCCCCCCGACGGCGGGCGCGGGGCGCGAGGGGGCTGAGGGTGACGGCGGGGCGCCCCGGCGCGATGCGGGTCAGCGTGCGTGGGGTGGTGGTCGCCGTCGCCCTGGTTGCCGCCATGGCCCCGGTCTCCTACCTCGTCGGGATGCTGGGGACCTACCTCGAGGGCCCGAGCTTGCGGGCGGCGCTCGACTCCTACGCCGTGCAGAACGACAAGAGCCAGTACGGCCTGACGTACGAGTTCCTCTACCAGGACACCGACGGGGAGGGGCGGATTCGCTACCACCTCGTGTCGACCGAGGGCGGGAACGTACCGCTGGTGCTCACCTGCGAATTCCTATGGCTCGACAGCTTCGACGCCTTCGACTACCGGCCCGCCGGCTGGAACTACGTCCGCTCGAACTCGGAGGAGTGGATCCGGGCCTACGAGGCCTGGCGTTCGAGCCCGGGGTACGACGGGCCGATACGCTGA
- a CDS encoding DUF2974 domain-containing protein, with protein sequence MARERRIAIYTFVLGGDVGDARHRELEAMSLDAGGKCCRGSQDDLAGYTGIMLGETVDYATDSNEDGISDPCSSEGRREVDSRTLAIFSALSYEDGTEAMRRSGFYKEIVGSPPEEKGEKYYFLDGASVKPGGSDDYVRDWVVAEYENIDVPPLIGARFSATVYVHGDDVVLAYRGTSEDPEWLNDLLGGLSNFTLEEPYAKLMALRAARMYAAPRRNVYITGHSLGGYLAQVGAAELIRSGCADKLRRCEYFNGMGLDYGRMSPSLPDQYQHASERELLSGWGARTGGLVLHRIFGDPVSLLGIHSGKIRLYAAADECVRHHKGIDYGAGDWALSAGALALVVGPEPILAAELYGIGWGGGLMTYMWSVHETDSFLHADLRS encoded by the coding sequence ATGGCGAGGGAGAGGCGCATCGCCATCTACACGTTCGTGCTGGGAGGCGACGTGGGCGACGCCAGGCACAGGGAGCTCGAGGCCATGTCCCTCGACGCCGGGGGCAAGTGCTGCCGGGGAAGCCAGGACGACCTCGCGGGCTACACGGGGATCATGCTCGGCGAGACGGTCGACTACGCGACCGACTCCAACGAGGACGGCATCAGCGACCCGTGCTCGAGCGAGGGGAGGCGGGAGGTCGACTCCCGCACGCTCGCGATCTTCTCGGCGCTGTCGTACGAGGACGGCACGGAGGCGATGCGCAGGTCCGGATTCTACAAGGAGATCGTGGGGTCCCCTCCTGAAGAGAAGGGCGAGAAGTACTACTTCCTCGACGGCGCCTCGGTTAAGCCCGGCGGGTCGGACGACTACGTCAGGGATTGGGTCGTCGCAGAGTACGAGAACATTGACGTGCCCCCTCTCATCGGTGCGCGCTTCAGCGCCACGGTGTACGTGCACGGGGATGACGTGGTCCTCGCGTATCGTGGGACGAGCGAGGACCCCGAGTGGCTCAACGACCTGTTGGGCGGTCTCTCGAACTTCACCCTCGAGGAGCCCTACGCGAAGCTCATGGCGCTGCGGGCGGCCAGGATGTACGCCGCACCTAGGAGAAACGTCTACATAACGGGCCACTCCCTCGGGGGCTACCTCGCCCAGGTGGGGGCCGCCGAGCTCATCCGCAGCGGGTGTGCCGACAAGCTGAGGAGGTGCGAGTACTTCAACGGTATGGGGTTGGACTACGGGCGGATGTCTCCAAGTCTCCCCGATCAATACCAGCATGCCTCCGAAAGGGAGCTGCTGTCGGGTTGGGGGGCGAGAACCGGGGGCCTTGTCCTGCACCGCATCTTTGGAGACCCCGTCTCGCTGTTGGGCATCCATTCGGGTAAGATCAGGCTATACGCCGCCGCCGATGAGTGCGTCAGGCACCATAAGGGCATCGATTATGGCGCGGGCGACTGGGCGCTCTCGGCCGGAGCGCTGGCTTTGGTGGTGGGGCCCGAGCCCATTCTTGCGGCTGAGCTCTACGGGATTGGCTGGGGAGGGGGTCTCATGACGTACATGTGGTCAGTTCATGAGACAGACAGCTTCCTGCATGCAGACCTCAGGTCGTGA
- a CDS encoding DUF4013 domain-containing protein, producing the protein MSEEGYLSDAWSLLVRGGGWPAVVLTLCVCALIPVVGWAFALGYAVEWARDIALGSDEPPRQRGIDAGRCLDEGVRTLAVALGWCAVPAVLLAIDAAVTGEPSFPHLLLAVLAARPDFILLPLLALLVVGPIALLLPILVASPCAVLVAASAVRSAVRRDVAAGRRVCGVTEMVGRDPGGYARVSATVTLLTLACATALVMLPWVADYLLARLAPGGGGVIGALSTLLYCLLAFASCSLLLLVSHAMVGLWVRQFAAPAGRGAEGPAPAQPREAALEAGGAGARDWAGGPPPSQDAGPAPGGPGPAGGAPPGPAAARPRAPRGRRRLMRRAVAVALSVCLLVVVLWPVLSMCATYLMGPSAAGADAAAARYGNGYSAGHSLGRHVYVRVGESDHAGWGREYYYEAEDDPSVRFKIVSAFYWVPAIENPQQPRLLFGADYDLDYWEPS; encoded by the coding sequence ATGAGCGAGGAGGGGTACCTCTCAGACGCCTGGTCCCTGCTCGTCAGGGGCGGGGGCTGGCCCGCGGTCGTCCTGACGCTGTGCGTCTGCGCGCTCATCCCCGTGGTTGGGTGGGCCTTCGCGCTGGGGTACGCGGTCGAGTGGGCCCGCGACATCGCCCTGGGGTCCGACGAGCCCCCCAGGCAGAGGGGGATAGACGCCGGGCGGTGCCTCGACGAGGGCGTCCGCACCCTCGCCGTCGCCCTCGGCTGGTGCGCCGTCCCGGCGGTGCTTCTCGCCATTGACGCCGCGGTGACGGGAGAGCCGTCGTTTCCCCACCTCCTCCTCGCCGTCCTGGCCGCCAGGCCCGACTTCATCTTGCTGCCCCTGCTGGCCCTGCTGGTCGTCGGCCCCATCGCCCTCCTGCTGCCCATCCTCGTCGCATCGCCCTGCGCCGTCCTCGTGGCCGCGTCGGCCGTGCGCTCGGCCGTCCGCCGGGACGTGGCCGCGGGGCGTCGCGTCTGCGGCGTCACCGAGATGGTCGGGCGCGACCCCGGCGGCTACGCAAGGGTCTCCGCCACGGTCACGCTCCTCACCCTCGCCTGCGCCACCGCCCTCGTGATGCTCCCCTGGGTGGCGGACTACCTCCTCGCCCGACTCGCCCCGGGCGGGGGCGGGGTCATCGGCGCCCTCTCCACCCTGCTGTACTGCCTGCTCGCGTTCGCGTCCTGCTCCCTCCTCCTGCTGGTGTCCCATGCCATGGTCGGGCTGTGGGTGAGGCAGTTCGCCGCCCCGGCGGGGCGCGGGGCCGAGGGGCCGGCGCCCGCCCAGCCCCGGGAGGCCGCCCTCGAGGCCGGCGGCGCCGGGGCGCGCGACTGGGCGGGCGGGCCCCCGCCCAGCCAGGACGCCGGGCCTGCGCCGGGAGGGCCCGGGCCCGCGGGCGGCGCCCCTCCCGGGCCCGCCGCCGCGCGCCCCCGCGCGCCGCGAGGGAGGAGGCGCCTCATGAGGAGGGCCGTCGCCGTGGCCCTGAGCGTCTGCCTGCTGGTCGTGGTCCTCTGGCCGGTGCTGAGCATGTGCGCGACGTACCTCATGGGCCCCTCGGCGGCCGGGGCCGACGCCGCCGCGGCCAGGTACGGGAACGGCTACTCCGCGGGCCACTCCCTGGGGAGGCACGTCTACGTGCGCGTCGGGGAGTCCGACCACGCGGGCTGGGGGAGGGAGTACTACTACGAGGCCGAGGACGACCCCTCCGTCCGCTTCAAGATCGTGAGCGCGTTCTACTGGGTGCCCGCGATCGAGAACCCCCAGCAGCCGCGGCTGCTCTTCGGGGCCGACTACGACCTCGACTACTGGGAGCCGTCGTGA
- a CDS encoding DUF4013 domain-containing protein: MKDTRYLSRAWALLTRDRGWPVVVLMLFSCAFVPVVGWAFALGYEVEWACLIARGLEEPPGQRDIDAGRCLRSGCRSLVVALGWCVACAALFLLAMTVTGGSLPSAPPHDPREDDLWIFSLSFLAAQAAGSTTFWLLVASGSLCATLAVVAGVWAAVCRSVAAGFRVARIMGMVRSDVGGYIGISSVAVFVFLVLFALLPVFFFLLGVAAFSSLFVGWDCISMTDLAFRLLVVMACTLMSLMLHAMVGLWLRQFDIPLGGADGALSLMASQSQDRPWPVAPPRSATLRRGAPPFSEDPVELAIETLASPPSGWRMPRARGRVGASSGEGAKSISTDGSRWGEDNPQPS; encoded by the coding sequence ATGAAGGACACGAGATACCTCTCCCGCGCCTGGGCGCTGCTCACCAGGGACAGGGGCTGGCCCGTGGTCGTCCTGATGCTGTTCTCCTGCGCGTTCGTCCCTGTGGTGGGGTGGGCCTTCGCGCTGGGGTACGAGGTCGAGTGGGCCTGCCTCATCGCCCGGGGTCTCGAGGAGCCCCCGGGTCAAAGGGACATCGACGCCGGCCGATGCCTCAGGAGCGGCTGCCGGTCCCTCGTCGTCGCCCTTGGCTGGTGCGTTGCGTGTGCGGCCCTCTTCCTTCTTGCCATGACGGTGACGGGCGGGTCGCTTCCCAGCGCCCCTCCTCATGACCCGAGGGAGGACGACCTGTGGATCTTCTCCCTCTCGTTCCTGGCCGCCCAAGCCGCCGGCTCCACCACCTTCTGGCTGCTCGTCGCCTCGGGCTCGCTCTGCGCGACCCTGGCGGTCGTGGCGGGCGTGTGGGCGGCCGTCTGCCGCAGCGTTGCCGCAGGATTTCGGGTCGCTCGCATCATGGGGATGGTCAGGAGCGATGTGGGTGGATATATTGGCATCTCGAGCGTTGCCGTGTTCGTCTTCCTCGTCCTCTTCGCCCTTCTTCCGGTGTTTTTCTTCCTGCTCGGCGTAGCGGCCTTCTCCTCACTGTTCGTCGGCTGGGACTGCATAAGCATGACGGATCTCGCGTTTCGTCTGCTGGTGGTCATGGCCTGCACCCTCATGTCGTTGATGCTCCACGCGATGGTCGGCTTGTGGCTGAGGCAGTTCGACATCCCGCTTGGGGGCGCGGACGGGGCGTTGTCGCTCATGGCGTCGCAGTCGCAGGACCGGCCTTGGCCCGTTGCGCCCCCACGCTCGGCCACTCTGCGGCGCGGGGCCCCACCCTTTTCCGAGGACCCGGTTGAGCTCGCCATCGAGACGCTCGCGTCACCACCCTCCGGCTGGCGGATGCCGAGGGCCCGCGGGAGGGTGGGGGCGTCATCGGGCGAGGGCGCAAAGTCGATATCAACCGATGGCAGCCGATGGGGCGAAGACAACCCTCAACCCAGCTAA
- a CDS encoding DUF4013 domain-containing protein, which translates to MSEAGYLSRAWSLLVRDRGWPVVVLTLCVCALVPVVGWAFALGYAVEWARSIALGSDEPPRQRGIDAGRCLGEGLRTLAVALCWCAVPAVLLALDAVAMGGPRFLRLILRAMVTRPDFLWMALLDVGPIALLLPILVASPCAVLVAASAVRSAVRRDVAVGRRVCGVAGMVGRDPGGYARVSATVTLLTLACATALVMPTREAGALLVLLVLGAGGVVAGALSTLLYCLLASASCSLLLLVSHAMVGLWVRQFAAPAGRGAEGPASAPPAPAQPREAALEAGGAGARDWAGGPPPSQDAGRAPGGPGPAAGRPRAPRGGRRPMRRAVAVALSVCLLVVVLWPALSMCATYLMGPSAAGADAAAARYGNGYSAGHSLGRHAYVRVGESDHAGWGREYYYEAEDDPSVRFKIVSAFYWVPAIENPQQPRLLFGADYDLDYWEPS; encoded by the coding sequence ATGAGCGAGGCGGGGTACCTCTCCCGCGCCTGGTCCCTGCTGGTCAGGGACAGGGGCTGGCCCGTGGTCGTCCTGACGCTGTGCGTCTGCGCGCTCGTCCCCGTGGTTGGGTGGGCCTTCGCGCTGGGGTACGCGGTCGAGTGGGCCCGTAGCATCGCCCTGGGGTCCGACGAGCCCCCCAGGCAGAGGGGGATAGACGCCGGGCGGTGCCTCGGCGAGGGTCTCCGCACCCTCGCCGTCGCCCTCTGCTGGTGCGCCGTCCCGGCGGTGCTCCTCGCCCTCGACGCCGTGGCGATGGGCGGGCCGCGGTTCCTTCGCCTCATCCTCCGTGCCATGGTCACTAGGCCTGACTTCCTCTGGATGGCCTTGCTGGACGTCGGCCCCATCGCCCTCCTGCTGCCCATCCTCGTCGCATCGCCCTGCGCCGTCCTCGTGGCCGCGTCGGCCGTGCGCTCGGCCGTCCGCCGGGACGTGGCCGTGGGGCGTCGCGTCTGCGGCGTCGCCGGTATGGTCGGGCGCGACCCCGGCGGCTACGCAAGGGTCTCCGCCACGGTCACGCTCCTCACCCTCGCCTGCGCCACCGCCCTCGTGATGCCCACCCGGGAGGCGGGCGCGCTCCTCGTCCTCCTCGTTCTGGGCGCGGGCGGGGTCGTCGCCGGCGCCCTCTCCACCCTGCTGTACTGCCTGCTCGCGTCCGCTTCCTGCTCCCTCCTCCTGCTGGTGTCCCATGCCATGGTCGGGCTGTGGGTGAGGCAGTTCGCCGCCCCGGCGGGGCGCGGGGCCGAGGGGCCGGCGAGCGCCCCGCCGGCGCCCGCCCAGCCCCGGGAGGCCGCCCTCGAGGCCGGCGGCGCCGGGGCGCGCGACTGGGCGGGCGGGCCCCCGCCCAGCCAGGACGCCGGGCGTGCGCCGGGAGGGCCCGGGCCCGCCGCCGGGCGCCCCCGCGCGCCGCGAGGGGGGAGGCGCCCCATGAGGAGGGCCGTCGCCGTGGCCCTGAGCGTCTGCCTGCTGGTCGTGGTCCTCTGGCCGGCGCTGAGCATGTGCGCGACGTACCTCATGGGCCCCTCGGCGGCCGGGGCCGACGCCGCCGCGGCCAGGTACGGGAACGGCTACTCTGCGGGCCACTCCCTGGGGAGGCACGCCTACGTGCGCGTCGGGGAGTCCGACCACGCGGGCTGGGGGAGGGAGTACTACTACGAGGCCGAGGACGACCCCTCCGTCCGCTTCAAGATCGTGAGCGCGTTCTACTGGGTGCCCGCGATCGAGAACCCCCAGCAGCCGCGGCTGCTCTTCGGGGCCGACTACGACCTCGACTACTGGGAGCCGTCGTGA
- the arcC gene encoding carbamate kinase has protein sequence MSKPYGKPNRVVIALGGNALGNTPEEQIRRVREAAPTLLRVIEQGNEIIITHGNGPQVGMIQKAFTFANQTDPKIPTMDLPECGAMSQGYIGYHLQQAIGAAMHKEYKRWHVATVVTQIEVDPDDPAFQNPTKPIGAFLTKEQADAEMAAHPDMTFVEDSSRGWRRVVASPDPKKIVEYESILNLLDNEFIVIACGGGGIPVVRDYGDKGAYKGVAAVIDKDMGGELLAEDCHADTLVLLTAVDHVAINFGKPDQKELEDLSVGEARAYLEEGQFGKGSMEPKVRAAIRFAESRPGRTCVIGSLERAAEAMAGLSGTRIHA, from the coding sequence ATGTCAAAACCCTATGGCAAGCCCAACCGCGTCGTCATCGCCCTTGGCGGCAACGCCCTTGGCAATACCCCAGAGGAGCAGATCAGGCGTGTGCGCGAGGCGGCGCCTACTCTGCTTCGGGTTATCGAGCAGGGCAACGAGATCATCATCACCCACGGCAACGGGCCGCAGGTCGGTATGATCCAGAAGGCGTTCACCTTCGCGAACCAGACCGATCCCAAGATCCCCACGATGGACCTGCCCGAGTGTGGCGCCATGAGCCAAGGCTACATTGGGTACCACCTGCAGCAGGCCATCGGCGCAGCCATGCACAAGGAGTACAAGCGCTGGCACGTCGCGACCGTCGTCACCCAGATCGAGGTGGATCCCGATGACCCCGCGTTCCAGAATCCCACCAAGCCCATCGGCGCCTTTCTCACCAAAGAACAGGCAGACGCCGAGATGGCCGCGCATCCTGACATGACCTTCGTCGAGGACTCCAGTCGGGGTTGGAGACGTGTCGTCGCCTCTCCCGACCCCAAGAAGATAGTCGAGTACGAGAGTATCCTGAACCTCCTTGATAACGAGTTCATCGTCATCGCCTGCGGTGGGGGCGGCATCCCCGTGGTGCGCGACTATGGGGACAAGGGGGCCTACAAGGGCGTCGCCGCCGTCATCGACAAGGACATGGGCGGCGAGCTGCTCGCCGAGGACTGCCACGCCGACACGCTCGTCTTGCTGACCGCCGTCGACCACGTTGCCATCAACTTTGGCAAGCCCGACCAGAAGGAGCTCGAGGACCTCTCCGTCGGGGAGGCGAGGGCCTACCTCGAGGAGGGACAGTTTGGCAAGGGCTCCATGGAACCAAAGGTCAGGGCGGCCATCAGGTTTGCCGAGAGCCGCCCTGGCCGCACCTGCGTCATCGGGTCGCTCGAGAGGGCGGCAGAGGCCATGGCCGGTCTTTCCGGCACGCGTATCCACGCGTAG